DNA sequence from the Manduca sexta isolate Smith_Timp_Sample1 chromosome 25, JHU_Msex_v1.0, whole genome shotgun sequence genome:
tgtggcgccAGCATTATGTTAGAAGTAAGTAATCACTTCTTGtataattaaacacaattatttaataaacatttacgcTTTTGGCTAAAAAGGAAATGGTTATAGATAAGGAGAAGATAGGATACAagaatttgtatgaaatttgacGCACAGTTAGATCAAGCcttgaattaataatatacttaggCTAATACTATACTTAGGCTTCTAATCTCAGCATCGGATTTTCACGTGGGTGGAATGTGGGcgcaaataaattagtttaaaaaccaATTTACAAAACTGACTCGTAAATATCAGAACATGTTTTTTAAGTGTAGGTAATGTTCTTACTTATTGTGGAATCCGATGTCATGGTTCCCAACAGTTACATATAACTTAATATCTTCTGGCACTGCAAATAGTTTTCGGAATCTTGTCACATAATCTTCAAATTGATCTCTGTTAGTCCATTCACCCTCATCAAAAAGATCCCCTGAAATAGTTTCGGCATAGAGTTGTTAACAagatgtatgtataatataggCTTAGTAATAACTGTatgatatactgtcccactgctgggcaagggcctcctctgctactaagagggattaggttttgtgccaccacgctggcctagtgcggattggtagacttcacataccctcaaaattcgtatagagaacttctaatgCACACAACAACAACTCTTAATGCCCAAATAATACggaatttaaaaaagtcagaggtgtgtgcactCGGGATTTAAACCtggcggacattcgtctcggcagcccgttctACACCTAACTAAGCTTTCGTCgtttttttgtatgtatcaacctgtaatataaaatacaatatgcgCGGATGCCTTGTACGAAACAAAcagcaaatgtttttaaaaaaggtGCGTTTTAGTACCCTGTTGTTACCGATACAGTAATTGAGTGTATTACTTAggatgatttaaaaaaataaatatttctatatttcctTAGGGAATTGCATCACAATCAGCAGTTTCTTTCTTACTTTACCTACATCGATACCTCGCGTATCGGAAGTAAATATcgacatcaaatattttaatcaatcgATATTTTGTGCCCAATAACATGTTCGGATATCGGTTTTAAGGTTAACTGGTCTAAGATCAAAAGCATTCGAGAGGCACTGGCAGTCACTTTCGCAACCAATgacgcggctagtcggcttactaacttttggtattttaataaataaaataccttcctgtgtttttagacgatgtacaaattatactctaacTGTGCATGAAAAAagcgtttcatttcatacgttagtaataagtatacattattaattatttttttaactaataaatgcattttattcgactgtcatggcgacggcggtcgacgctcgaaaagtatcaatgcgagctgtaactgtcgatgtatatatatccttttctaacgaacgTATGCCTAATCTTTGTATTcgttcttcgagccaatttctaattatatgtataggtatgtgactatagtgaatagtgcgccgtttttatgtgcaattttggtaggctatgacgcgtctatttgtaaaacgtcattgcattTGCTGGTAACACTGTTTACATTATCAAATCGTGAtctgtcattttttttttaactcaagaGTTAAAGCAGGCTGTACACGATGTAGCAATGCGCCCGTCGCACGAAGTGAGCAAACCTTTTACAGCTGGGGAAAATTCTATGGTCTATAAATTGCTCTAATCGAACACTTCACTTTGAAAAATATCTATCTTCATACCGCCTTTGGGTTTGTAATTTATCTTGCTATTAGTTTAAAATCGTTAGAAACGTTTTCATTCAGTGCTCACTACTGCACCTTAATCtatataattgtgttttttacTAAATTACTAGACTTCGCCACTTAATCTTCGGCATATATTTTTGCCATTCAGTCTCTTTCTTCAATATAATTGTTCCTAAACATAAATTTACGAAGAAGttatcaaaaaataacaaatcagCTCACTCACctaaaaggaaaataatttcTGGGCGATGAACATGAACTATGGTTTGAAAGGCGCGGTTCATTTGCCATTCACGCCTCATCTTATCAAGCCAATGACCTCTCCAGGGTCCAAGTAAATGTGTATCAGCCAACATAAATGCTTTTAAAGTTGTTTCTTCAGAACCACCCAACAATTCTGGCCAGCTACActgataacaaaatataaagtaaggttattatgtcaaaatatttaattattttgaaaacaccCTTACCTGTGCTATAACCACGTAATATATGCCGAATTCACAGTATAATGCAATGCAAATACAACCAAACATAAACAGTAACACATTTTTAGTAATACGCCGCATCGTAACATGCCTGCAATTTGTAGACAAAAGGTACTGTATAAATCAATTCGCGTTAAGTGAAATTTAGGATGcagatatgaatatttttacgatACCTTGCCAGTTTACAGTTAGAGCACCAATTTTACTGTTCTAGTAGTATCAGACTATTTTTATCACCGAATTGTTAAAAAGATAAGgaaatttaacttaaaaccGAGAAAAGTATAGGTTATGTGGACTTGTTTTCCTTGAAGTAGATTACctaaatatttgtcaatataCCCACAGGGATGTTGTATTGGTGAAATACAACTTATCAGTATGTAAGTgcctattattatttcattaacttTCGGATATCAGaactcataataaaatactgccatcctatctattttttttaattatctaccATAGTAATCTAAATTCAAATACGTACTTATGTATTATTGGAAATTAGAATACTGCTTTGTTTAAGAATCCTACTTCTCATAGAGCCTCTTACAATAGATATGATAACACAActtcaaatataaataggtGTATACTTTATTCTAgtggtttaaattttataaattcccATACTCATATTCCAGGCTATGATTCATGTAGTAGCTGCacctgtaattaaataaaatttaattgaagaattattgtaattaaaatcgaattcaaattaattataatataagtacaccataaattatatttatgtacttactGCAAAATTAAATGAGAATAATTGTGAAAACAATTCTTTAACAACACCACACTGAAGTGCAATActgtaagtaaaaattaaagacATACTTACCTATACATTACAATCACCATTTCcagaaaaaatttaattaataggtaaACTGTTTTAACTTAAGACAAATTTCaactatttttgaatttgtaaaatggGGATTATAGTATATTAACATCCATTTTTAGGGTTATTCATGGCACATTTTAACTGATATTGGTGTGTGTCAGGATGGCGGGTATACatgctttatttaaatactaggtGTGAGTGAAAATCCTTTCCCGCTTcgaaagtccctaaaacactgtagtgattcatagcgccatctatacgaTACCATgatcatctatttaaaaatcagattaaaagaTACATTATTTCCCATACGAGAAAATGATCAGAGAATAAAAagcttatgtgttaatccaggactgGCCTATCCatgtactaaatttcatccaaatccattcagctgtttctgcatttacttctaacaagcaTCCAAACACAAACTCACATTTATACTAGTTAGATGATTAATTAAAAGCATAACTTTGCCAAaactatagaaataaattttaaaagaaaaccttTTACAAGAAAGCGTCTGACAGATTATTATCCTTCTCATTTTTATCTTAGTAATTGCTAGCAAAAATATAATGCGCTTAAAATGGCACAAATGgtttgtacattttataaaattaacaatccTTACTGCGAATCGATGGAAAAAATGTACCAATAGAAATATGTTAACGTCAATTGTCAAAAAAACTATTCTGGTGGGTAAATATTCGCTGTTAATCCAAGTATTTAGTACATACATTCCATAAATCTTAAAGTTTTCATCACAGAGCGAACGGGGCGGGACGGCGAACCTCGGCTGTGGGGACGTGACCAGTTGCAATATACTAGTTAGTATGGAATATGTCACGTAGTCTTGACGCTTGACACTATTCTCACAGAATCGAGCGCCATCCCGCCCTGTCCGATACATTGTTTAACGAAAGCTTAATAGTACGGAACGCATAATAACAGCTAACCGTCTattattcaataacaatattatatcatgaaaatatttatagaaattatgcACAAtaagatattgtaataaatggaataaaatcaTTGTTTGTTGTAGCCTCGTTTATTTTCCatggtttatatatttaattaaatactgaccattattacaaaaatatttccaattcattatttaaaatgtagaacaatgtatcttataataattgtataagttaggaatacataaaaataaaatgaattataagaTCAAATCATGAATCGGAGAAGATTATGAATAAATACTAGCATACTAATATATACATGAGTTATAAAATCACaacgaattttaaattaaaacatgtgTAATTTGGCATATTAATacttcattgtattttttacaataattttatgtgtaCTGATATGTATGTTAGTCTCAGGTGTCtcgatgtaataaataataattttagtttcttttccatttataattaatttgttatgcaTTATGCAATGGCCAAGAAATGTTTAATGCAAATTCTTCAGAAaaagtattacataataatgtcgactcacatatacacatacatacagcAGAAATAGACTGTTTCTCCTTTGTACACACTCAAAATAAGTACTCTAAACATTATAAGTACATAGAAAGCTAAATCATCATTTTATTATGCATTTCGAATCCACATTAAAACCTATTTGTTATTCTACGACTTACCATAAAACttactgtttaataaaaatattaaaagattgACATTAATTTTCGCTTTACCAAACATATCCATAACAGCACAACCttcatattgtttttgtaataaatcttgAATGTCGATTTCAATTGACTCCATTTCTATACCCATAAACTTTCCTTTTACAGTAAACACACCATTGTGGTCAGTAGGGGTGATTTCGAattgaacatttttaaactGTGATTGTGAAAGTCCATCTATTTCTAAAAGTACTCCTCTCTCCAGCAGTTTCGCACCCGAATACTTAGCAGTGTATTTAGATTTTAACTTCTGGACATCTTTTCCCGATCTACGCAAACACGCGTGTACGCTCCTGAAAACATGTGCATAATTTATGAAGGAAATAGAagttaagatatttaaaatctgtaGAAAATCTATGAAAGATACTAAAGGGTCGCGAAACCATGACTGCTAGCAGATAGCGATTTAACCAAGATACTTAATCTAGCGTCGCAAATCAAAGTACGAAAATtagttactttaaatatataactatataatttaaCTTACTGTTTGCCAGCATGAAGATTAGCCAAACACGACTTTATATACTGATCATAAGACTTGCATTTCTCctcataatatttagttttctcTTGTAAACTTAGTTTTGTTCGCGCGAGCGTCGCCAAAGCCCTTTTCTGCGCCTGTCTATATTTGCCTCTGTTACATAAATCTAGGGCAATCGAAGTGACCAGTGCCTGGTATCCATCTTCTCTAGTCACATATCCTTCATCTTCAAGCATCTGTAAGTTTTTGCGTAATTTCGCGATGTGCTCGCGCAGTGTCATGGCCTCGTCTGGTCGCGCTTGCCCAGAATAAATACGTTGTTGAATTTTTTTCGCGTACTGGTCTTGTTGATCCTTCGTAGTTCCGATGACAAGGGCTTCTAACAAATGCTCCCCTACAAATTACATGTACCAGGTACCTAcattagtaaaaatttaaaaatgggtAGCTTGGACAAGCAATtgcacatattattatgttaaaaatgatTAGATACTCCATTTAAATCcatatcatattaaataattctgtATTTTAGGATCATCAATTTAAGGAGTAACTACTACTCACCGTTTAGAAAAGGCAGAATAGCCACACATAATTCTTTAGTCTTGATAAAGAGTTTATTCAAGTCAGTCATATCATCTGATGGCGCTTGGTATTTACTCACAAGGGCTAGACACACTTCTAAGCGGGCATTCTCTTCTGTACACCCACCCATCTATTGacgaaaacaaaatgttacttaTACTATTTGTGGGTAAACTTAGCAACTTAGGAAGAacaattgacaaaaaaaaatcgtaactGGGTATCCGTGACGTTCACTACCTTGGGaaattttatctcaaaaatattgattaccaatacacaaaaaaaatctatttggaaataaaacccAGGGCTTCCCAAATAACAGCCTTACAACTCCAACTTAAAACGGAGGCAATAAGGACATTGATTAATCAACTTGGGTTTTCATCAAATCAACTTATCTGTGACTATATTTtcggccgttttcaataaacgattcctaCCCTAATCTTTGATCCAATGCCAAGAATAAAAAACTACTTGCGTTGTGGATTGAAAAAgcaattgggatcgtttattgaagtCGGCGGTTAATTAATTTCCTTCTCCAACCcagaatataatatgatatattatactctaacaataaatacttttaaatattcttaCAATATCAGTTTCGCGCGGAGCAAGTTCGGCTACGGAGGGCACATCCCCCAAATCGTCCAATAATTCGTTCAGTCTGTCACTAGGATCACGCGCTATGACGTCCTGGTATTCCACGAGAAGAGCGTGAGTGTCCACAATTTCctttaagaaaacatttatgttaattagagaaataatattatgtcatattAGGAATCTTTTGTTCACATACATATTATCACACCTTTGTTGCCTTTTACGGGTAAGGAAAGGTGTTATCACACCCATGTTTCGCCAGCTGTTAGGTCCCACATAATAAAGGGGCGAGCTTATTGCTATTTACTGACCAGAAATATTGACCTACTATGTTTCGGCTAAAACCATTTAAAAAGtcacatattaaaacaaactttacCTGAACTGTTATAAGTATATGGGGTTGATGCAACAAAGTCGCTTCAGTGTATTCGTCTACTGCGAAGTACTCCTCTAGTGTGGGTCCACGGCAACATCGACGGAACAGCTCCTTCATTTTCTCATGACATTCCACAATAAATGGATTTAGGCATCTTAGGTGACTTGATTCTTCtccaaactaaaataatattgtaatcattAGATAACTGTTTTAGTATGTATAcatacttttatttgtattatattatcaataaataaaaatacaaaacacttACACCCTTTTTGGCAGCTGAAAAATGTAGTATTTTGGCAACAGAGGCAAGGTTCTTTCTTTGATCTGTTGTGAGACTGCCACCGTTTTGCATATTGATTATATGAAATGCATCAGGTGCAACTATTGCTGCATTCAAAAATTGATAGTACACCAAATTGCCAATCACCTGAAATAGATAATTAGTGAATATGttgcatatataatattattatgtaagagTGTTGTATGAAGTATCCATAGGAATAATACTGTTATTGTGATAGGTCAGGCCAAACAATCATTTTGTGTTGTTTCTTCATCGCAAGGTACTCCTCCCCCTACCCCCTCCTTTCCTTAAAGCCGCCCCTTACATTAATGaaactttaaacataataatatcaaaaatatataaaacacttCTTTCCCtcttatttttcaattacttgACAATGTCCTAAGCGAAAACATAgactaataattttatgttattttacaatactaaaataaatttaatatttacctttaaaatgtctttttctggCGTATGAGGAAATTTTGTTGTGAGTGCTCTGTGTAAAACGCGAGCCATGTATGTAATACAAAAAGGCAATAAATCTGtagaatttgtaattttatccaAAAACATTGTCACTATTGTCTTCAATTGACTCAATGCAATTTCTAGTCTAGTTTTCACCTCAGGATATGTAAGGGCCTCTTCTTGTGTGACAGTGTACGGCAGTTTCCTTAAGAAAATTgacatgttaattataaatattgctgtTAAACAGggtttacattttttaacataCTTACGATATTTCTCCAGTTTTCATTTCAGTTTCATTCCTCCATGTCTTATAAATCTCAACAGGTCCTGTTTCAATGTTCAGATCTTTATCCTTCAGTATCATCTCAACTAGAGGTCCAATTATAGACTGCAAGCTGTTTAAACCTGACAATTGCCTTGATAAACTCACAGCCATTTTAAGCACTAGTGGTGTAGATGCAATTATATCAAAAGGCTTCATGACCTTGCAACTAATTTCCCCTTCAAGAGTAAATCTGAACAACTTAAGTAACAGGTATTCATCTCTGGCATATGCACCAAAATTATATAAGCTCAACACAACATTTTGTAGaaagaaatttgttttattctgAGGTATACAAAACAGAAGTTTTGATAGGTAAGTGGGATTAGTTTGTAGTTCATAGAACAAATGTTGATATCCATCCAGAAGCCGTTTCGACTCTTTCGTCAGTGATTTAAGACCCTTGACGGCAGTTGATATTGTCATTAGTTTCCCTTTACCGTCAGGACGTTCTTGAAAGACAAGTTTCGTCATTGAATTGTGTTTTACCAAATTATTAAGTTTCAAACCATGCGCAGCCACTTCTTGTAATGCAATTCTGTTTTGGACGAGAAGACCTATCTTAAGATCCATATCATCAATTTGTTTTGATAGTTCTTGATTTCTCCGTATGGACTGTACAActtcagatttcaatgattgaAGTTCCATTTCTCGGTCATAATCTTCAGTAGAAAATTCCGACAGAGGTATGAATTTTTTTACCACTCGAAGTGGTGGGTTGGGCGAATGGAAGAGTGAGATAAACGCTTGTCGCGCTCGTCGCCCTCGCCACAGAGCTTGGatcttaataattttttgttcctataaaagaaatattgtagTTATTTCATATGCACACTTTTTACTCAGAACTGCAATAAACACAATGCACAGAAACATAAAACGACTTATGATATGAAagttattcacaaaaaaaaaatgattacagCCTAAATTCATACCTGAATTTTGTACCAGGCCCAAGGGTTTTGTTTCCTTTCCCTTTTTAATTTAGCTTCaatgattttcatttttataagagTTCCATGCTTCCTCTCCATCATTACTTTTCTCCACCAAGcctgaattttaattatgtaatattcgTTGGATAGGAAGTAGCTAAGTCTCTCTGTCATAGTTTTTCTAAGCAGATATCCTCTGCAATATGCTTGTAACTTTATAATAGATTGCTCTATAACCATTTGTTTGTACTTATTGACATGATGTTTATTTGCTTTCTCAATAATGCCATGGATATCTTTTTTACTCAAGTACCGTGCATAAGGAACAAAATCCTTTGGTGTGGTCCAACTATAAGTATAGGATTCCACATCAATATAAACAGTATTGCCGGCATCAGTGTGGCAGACGATCCATGGGCAAATGTTCTGACCCttcttttttaatgattttataaacatttggaAATATACATCTTTACATGAATTTTCCAGTATCCTTGAAGTAGCTACAATAGGGCTTGAAATAGCAAtccaaaaatcatttatattgtttttcaatACAGACAAATTTAACTGAACTAATCTATCAGTTAACTCTTTCACTTTATTTGATTCAATATTAACATCTTTAATAACGTCTAAAATATCATCATACCATAGGTTTTGGGGTTCTTTTTGTATAAGAACTTTCTTTAGCATTCTCAAATAAAGTTCCTTTTCTTCCTTATGTAAAGAAGACATTAACTTCAGACATGGACTTTTCAATAGTATCATTAGAGTGTCAGCATCTTCTTGTAATACAGCtttgtttatgttttcaatAACAGAGACCACTgcgcaaagaaaataaaaattaaagtgaatattaaaagcaacaataaaataaatttaaatgatacaATACATACATTCTTCATTAACATCATCTTTTAAGTTAACCATTTCAACGGTATCACGGATGTCTTCTAAGGTCAATAATGGACAGGCACATTGTTCTCTTACTTTAACCTGCAGTGCAGTTGCCAATGCAGATAAGTAACGTCTTCGACAATGAGGTCTTAAACTCTCTAGCTGGAGTTGTTTGGAGTTAAGACAGCTCCACACAGCATAGTCTTCACCTCTCTCCACAGCCTGAGAAACAGATGCTACAGCAGATAAATACGATACTGATGCTAATATTTCACTTTCATTAAGATTCTTCTCCAATTCATACTTTTCCAGTTTCATTTCTTCATATAACAATGGTGCAGCAAATTTAtctatcttgatatttaattctaaatctGGATTTGTAAGTGCCTCATACAAGTCTTCTGGGCTGCCTTCGTCTAAAGCATTGTTAACATGAAAAATTGCTGTCTTGTGAGCTTTATGTTTTTGAGATTGTTGATTGCCTTCAATAATAACATTCTGAAATATTTTGTGCCAATTTGATACACTCTCCACATCAACATCTTTATTACATTCTATTGTTTCCTTAACTACATCACAGTAGAAATCTAAATtatcacaattataattttttaacttaACCCAATCTTCATCAAAAATCTTTTGTAAAGTATTGACATCACCGTTTTGTGCTGCAGCACACAGTTGCTTCCATAGGAATTTGTAGTTTACTGAGATAACATGACCCTGAATTTCAACTTGTGTTAATAATTCATCATATGCATCAGATACATAGCTCTCATTTAATGAGTGATTATGAGCGGCTTTAACTTTTTCTTCCTTTGCTACTTGCAAAGCTTTCTTGTATTCATCCAACAGTTGATtctg
Encoded proteins:
- the LOC115455675 gene encoding ras GTPase-activating-like protein IQGAP1; its protein translation is MYTIMEHDNEDIRIGKIDDIDTEVRKTGQEMDVIRQRTVAYEYLCRLEEAKLWMEACLKEKLPTATEFEESLRNGVYLAKLANFIYPELLPLNKIYDIDQKRYKYMGVQFKHTDNINKFLQILKKTELPVTFQPETTDIYDKKNMPKVIYCIHALSSHLFKLGKAPLIHDVFGKVTFTDEELDTVSKDLQKCEHPLPMFQKIGGILSNNSVDNGACLHNAVVELNRMLDTEKSITSAILNPHLKIKYVQNQLLDEYKKALQVAKEEKVKAAHNHSLNESYVSDAYDELLTQVEIQGHVISVNYKFLWKQLCAAAQNGDVNTLQKIFDEDWVKLKNYNCDNLDFYCDVVKETIECNKDVDVESVSNWHKIFQNVIIEGNQQSQKHKAHKTAIFHVNNALDEGSPEDLYEALTNPDLELNIKIDKFAAPLLYEEMKLEKYELEKNLNESEILASVSYLSAVASVSQAVERGEDYAVWSCLNSKQLQLESLRPHCRRRYLSALATALQVKVREQCACPLLTLEDIRDTVEMVNLKDDVNEELVSVIENINKAVLQEDADTLMILLKSPCLKLMSSLHKEEKELYLRMLKKVLIQKEPQNLWYDDILDVIKDVNIESNKVKELTDRLVQLNLSVLKNNINDFWIAISSPIVATSRILENSCKDVYFQMFIKSLKKKGQNICPWIVCHTDAGNTVYIDVESYTYSWTTPKDFVPYARYLSKKDIHGIIEKANKHHVNKYKQMVIEQSIIKLQAYCRGYLLRKTMTERLSYFLSNEYYIIKIQAWWRKVMMERKHGTLIKMKIIEAKLKRERKQNPWAWYKIQEQKIIKIQALWRGRRARQAFISLFHSPNPPLRVVKKFIPLSEFSTEDYDREMELQSLKSEVVQSIRRNQELSKQIDDMDLKIGLLVQNRIALQEVAAHGLKLNNLVKHNSMTKLVFQERPDGKGKLMTISTAVKGLKSLTKESKRLLDGYQHLFYELQTNPTYLSKLLFCIPQNKTNFFLQNVVLSLYNFGAYARDEYLLLKLFRFTLEGEISCKVMKPFDIIASTPLVLKMAVSLSRQLSGLNSLQSIIGPLVEMILKDKDLNIETGPVEIYKTWRNETEMKTGEISKLPYTVTQEEALTYPEVKTRLEIALSQLKTIVTMFLDKITNSTDLLPFCITYMARVLHRALTTKFPHTPEKDILKVIGNLVYYQFLNAAIVAPDAFHIINMQNGGSLTTDQRKNLASVAKILHFSAAKKGFGEESSHLRCLNPFIVECHEKMKELFRRCCRGPTLEEYFAVDEYTEATLLHQPHILITVQEIVDTHALLVEYQDVIARDPSDRLNELLDDLGDVPSVAELAPRETDIMGGCTEENARLEVCLALVSKYQAPSDDMTDLNKLFIKTKELCVAILPFLNGEHLLEALVIGTTKDQQDQYAKKIQQRIYSGQARPDEAMTLREHIAKLRKNLQMLEDEGYVTREDGYQALVTSIALDLCNRGKYRQAQKRALATLARTKLSLQEKTKYYEEKCKSYDQYIKSCLANLHAGKQSVHACLRRSGKDVQKLKSKYTAKYSGAKLLERGVLLEIDGLSQSQFKNVQFEITPTDHNGVFTVKGKFMGIEMESIEIDIQDLLQKQYEGCAVMDMFGKAKINVNLLIFLLNSKFYGKS